The genomic stretch CACCCTCATGGTGTGCCTTGAACTATCGGGCTTTTTGTGCTAAAAATATTGAAACGGGCACGGGCAGCCGTTTGGGTTTGGATATATGACACCCATTCATGGTAAGAACCATACCGGAAGGAGGCGCGCAACCGCAGTATCACTGTGGCTCGCCCTCCTCTTTTTTGTCTTCGCCCCCCCGGCCGCTCCCGCTGCCGGGGAAGAGATACACCAGGACTCCTTCATAAACGAAGACTCCTCCATAAGGGACATCCTCGAAGAGCTCTACGACAACTACGAGACGGTCGACAGGGAGATCCGCGAGCTTGAAGAGGCCGTGGGCGGACTCTCCACCGAGCCGCTCCTCATGCCGCTCACCATCTCCGTAAAGAAACAACCGGGTTTTAGGCTCATATCCGTCGACATAGAGGATAACCGCAGCCAGTTCCTCACCCACATATACTCTATTGAGGAGAACGAGGCCATGGGCGGGGGCGGCAGGCACCAGCTCTTCAAGGGGCCCATAAGGAAAGGCCGTCACCGCCTGCTCATCACCTACCAGTACACCCTCGACGGAGAGGACGTGGACCGCAGTGGCGAGGTCCTCTACAACCTCTTCGTCGAAGACGACCCCGCCCACCTCGAAATGGTCTTCAAGGGCATCGGCGGCGGGGTCGAGGCAAAGCTCCGGAGGATGGACTTCTTCGAGCGGTGGAGGGCACGGGAGGCCGAAGAGAAAGAAGAGGCCGGAGAAAGTATCGGGGAGAATAGTGACAGCCCCTGACCGCCTGGCGATATCCCCTGCGCCTTTAGAGACCATAGCCGCTAAGATGCGGCCGTACAGCAGACTACTCCTTACAGCCGCCATAACAGCTCTCCTCGCCGTCCCGGCCGGGAGCTCACATGCCGAGAACCCCCCTTCCGAAATCGAGACGGCGTCCGTCCAGAGGGACGTCTACGACTTTGAAAGGGCGGAGTTCCTCTACCGCACCGGCGACTACCTGGGCGCGTCGATCTCGCTTGGGAGGATCCTCCGCCGCTCCCCCGACTTCCCCGGGAGAGACAGGGTGGTGGTCCTTAAGTGGCTCTCCGACCTCAGCGTAGGCTACCGGGAAGACCCGCTGCCCACGTTCTCCTCCGCGTCTATGGAGACCGTGCCGGGTTTGGCCCGGATATTCGAAAACCTCTACAGACAGGGGGAGTACCCGACCCTCGCCTCCCTCTCGGAAGGGGTCGAGGGGGGGATCGGAAACTACCTCGGGGCTCTTAGCCTCTATCAGGAAACGAGGTTCGACGAGGCGCTCGAACTCCTCTCGACCGTACCCGACACCTCCCCGGCCCTTCCCTACGCAAAGTTCATGCTCGCCCAGATCCTGACGATAAAGGGAGACCTCCCAGAGGCCGAAAGGCACCTTGAAGAGCTCATCTCCCTCGGAGTCACTGAGCCCGAGGACATGCTCAACCGGGCGCGGCTCTCGCTCGGCTACCTCCTCTTCGAGGGGGGGCGGTTCTCCCGGGCCGACGAGAGCTTTCGCACGGTGGACAGGAGGAGCCGCTTCCATAAACCGGCGCTCATGGGGTCCGCGTGGGCCAGGGTAAAGCTCGGGCGATATAAGAAGGCGCTCTCAACAATTGGCCGGCTCAAGCCGCTCTCCCCTTCCAACCGCGCCGTGCTGGAGCTCATGCTGGCCGAGACCTACTGCCTCTATAAGACCGGGAAGTTCCAAGAGGCCCGGGCCGCCCTGGCAGAGGCCTTGGCGGGCATCCGCACCATGGGGGAAGGGCTTAGACTGATATACGCCGAAGGGGTCCCGGCCGAAGCG from Thermodesulfobacteriota bacterium encodes the following:
- a CDS encoding tetratricopeptide repeat protein; translated protein: MTAPDRLAISPAPLETIAAKMRPYSRLLLTAAITALLAVPAGSSHAENPPSEIETASVQRDVYDFERAEFLYRTGDYLGASISLGRILRRSPDFPGRDRVVVLKWLSDLSVGYREDPLPTFSSASMETVPGLARIFENLYRQGEYPTLASLSEGVEGGIGNYLGALSLYQETRFDEALELLSTVPDTSPALPYAKFMLAQILTIKGDLPEAERHLEELISLGVTEPEDMLNRARLSLGYLLFEGGRFSRADESFRTVDRRSRFHKPALMGSAWARVKLGRYKKALSTIGRLKPLSPSNRAVLELMLAETYCLYKTGKFQEARAALAEALAGIRTMGEGLRLIYAEGVPAEALHLIAMGREEDLLSEPDAAEGPVGVEGAFAVVDAVALLGSNPELNAARADYRAFETITGIFEKKGEAVYALIEEIEKNIAAQRENLADATRRTKFIRRLLILLASKVLDETSEAPVIRKGGDHLPAIEAGIAARWEKRLNRRLTGLEKDIVHMTALDGQSGIWYLNNTVYCQFVFWMATDLTKYEPGGGYGEGILERMVLDLKTVAAGGEIPYEKLLPELELAVLKRIEEEYALLERLEDLGDRVEESRKKAERGMEEALGLIGDVVSRRAGMMSYEMTLLERKALAALKDIEAEEKRSKKK